Proteins found in one Streptococcus criceti HS-6 genomic segment:
- a CDS encoding ABC transporter permease, producing MSKKIYWKDMRKAITGSKGRFISIVLLLMLGSFALVGLKSTTPDMQTTASDYLSKYHTMDLSIMADYGLSKNDQKELSAIKEAKVEYGYLDDVTIRHRSDAVRIFSYDNTVNDISRYELESGKFPKKAKEIALSKAYRKDYKIGDHITFKRGNKTSLKYDTYTITGFVNSTEILSKTSLGSSTAGDGSLSGYAVTLPEAFDSDVYSIARIRYDDLAGLNPFKNTYKKRLADHQKDLNDLLKDNGAKRLADLKADAQEKINKKQVQVDKVKEQLAQAGTQAQLPPQQAAEVSKQISQAQAKIAAAQKEKNRLTEPTYTSYTRATLPGGDGYTSFSATTDSISIVADLFPIVLYLVAAMVTFTTMTRFVDEERQNSGLFKALGYSNRDIIRKFVVYGATAGIVGTILGVIAGTYYLPVNIGNIAMSDLTLNKMKLSPHASYILLAFGLAILSSILPAFWVAYRELRDKPAQLLLPKPPAAGSKIFLERLTFLWNRLSFTHKVTARNIFRYKQRMLMTIFGVAGSVALLFAGLGIQSSISGVADKQFGQIFSYDMIAVRNKQASSQEKAAVKKAIASKDFGKNLDIYYEKSEQSIKNVTEERTVTSLVTSGKDFSGMINLSSSKGQRFKLSDDGVILSEKLAQLYQVKVGDHFDYIDKDGHKVSLKVSGIAQIYTGHFIFMTQNYYQKAFKTDLSTNAYLLQTKDHSDSKIKNLSTDLLDLKGVEAASQNIAMVNSLEKIVDSLNSVMLILIIVSILLALVILYNLTTINVAERIRELSTIKVLGFHSKEVTMYIYRETITLSLIGILVGLASGFGLHRLLITQMGGDDFNFSYSLTWSVYLIPVLAIIIILSALGWLVNHRLKAVDMLEALKSVD from the coding sequence ATGTCTAAAAAAATCTATTGGAAAGATATGCGCAAGGCTATTACAGGATCCAAGGGACGTTTTATTTCGATTGTTCTGCTCTTGATGCTGGGTTCCTTTGCCTTGGTCGGTCTCAAGTCGACCACACCCGATATGCAAACAACGGCCAGTGACTACTTATCCAAGTATCACACGATGGACCTGAGCATTATGGCCGATTATGGACTGAGCAAGAACGACCAAAAGGAACTGTCTGCTATCAAAGAGGCAAAAGTAGAGTACGGCTATCTGGATGATGTCACGATCAGACATCGTTCTGATGCTGTCCGTATTTTCTCCTATGATAATACTGTTAATGACATCTCTCGCTATGAACTTGAATCAGGAAAATTTCCTAAAAAAGCTAAAGAAATTGCCCTATCCAAGGCTTACCGTAAGGATTATAAAATTGGCGATCACATTACTTTTAAAAGGGGCAATAAAACTTCATTAAAATATGATACCTACACGATCACGGGCTTTGTCAATTCAACAGAAATCCTCTCTAAGACAAGCTTGGGCAGCTCAACAGCTGGTGATGGTAGTCTATCAGGGTATGCTGTTACTTTACCAGAAGCCTTCGACAGTGATGTCTATAGTATCGCTCGCATTCGCTATGATGATCTGGCTGGACTTAATCCTTTTAAAAACACCTATAAGAAAAGACTAGCCGACCATCAAAAAGACCTAAATGACTTGCTAAAGGATAATGGTGCCAAGCGTTTGGCTGACCTCAAAGCTGATGCTCAGGAAAAAATTAATAAGAAGCAAGTTCAGGTAGATAAGGTCAAGGAGCAATTAGCACAAGCAGGTACTCAAGCTCAATTACCACCTCAGCAAGCAGCAGAGGTCAGCAAGCAAATAAGTCAGGCGCAAGCAAAGATTGCTGCCGCCCAAAAAGAAAAGAACCGGTTAACAGAACCAACCTACACCAGCTATACACGCGCTACGCTTCCAGGTGGCGATGGCTATACCTCTTTTTCGGCAACAACTGATAGTATCTCAATCGTCGCAGATCTTTTCCCCATTGTTCTCTACCTAGTTGCTGCCATGGTCACCTTTACGACTATGACGCGCTTTGTCGATGAGGAACGACAAAATTCAGGACTCTTCAAGGCCCTTGGTTACTCCAATCGAGATATCATCCGTAAATTTGTGGTTTATGGCGCTACAGCTGGTATCGTCGGAACAATCCTAGGAGTGATAGCAGGTACCTATTACCTCCCTGTCAATATCGGTAATATCGCTATGAGCGATCTGACCCTAAATAAGATGAAATTGTCTCCTCATGCTTCTTACATTCTCTTAGCATTTGGCCTAGCCATTCTCTCCAGTATTCTACCAGCTTTCTGGGTGGCCTATCGTGAACTGCGCGATAAACCAGCCCAGCTCTTGCTGCCCAAACCGCCAGCAGCAGGTTCTAAAATTTTCTTAGAGCGGTTAACTTTTCTTTGGAATCGTCTCAGCTTTACCCACAAGGTAACCGCACGCAATATCTTTCGTTATAAACAGCGCATGCTGATGACCATCTTTGGGGTGGCTGGCTCAGTTGCTTTATTATTTGCTGGATTGGGCATCCAGTCGTCCATTTCCGGAGTTGCCGACAAGCAGTTTGGACAGATTTTCTCCTATGACATGATTGCCGTTCGCAACAAACAAGCCTCATCGCAGGAGAAAGCAGCTGTCAAAAAAGCCATTGCTTCCAAAGACTTCGGTAAAAACTTGGACATCTACTATGAAAAGAGCGAGCAGAGCATAAAAAATGTTACGGAAGAGCGGACGGTGACAAGCTTGGTAACATCAGGTAAAGATTTTTCTGGTATGATTAATCTATCTTCATCCAAAGGACAAAGATTCAAACTCTCAGATGATGGGGTTATTCTATCTGAAAAACTCGCCCAACTCTATCAGGTAAAGGTCGGCGATCACTTTGACTATATTGATAAGGATGGCCATAAGGTCTCCTTGAAAGTATCTGGCATTGCTCAGATCTATACTGGTCATTTTATCTTCATGACCCAGAATTATTACCAAAAGGCCTTTAAAACTGATCTCTCAACCAACGCCTATCTCCTACAGACCAAAGATCATTCAGACAGCAAGATTAAAAACCTTTCGACGGATTTGCTGGACTTAAAAGGAGTAGAAGCTGCCTCACAGAATATTGCCATGGTCAATTCTCTGGAAAAGATAGTGGACTCTCTCAACAGCGTCATGCTGATTTTGATTATCGTCTCAATTTTACTGGCCCTCGTGATTCTTTATAATCTCACCACTATCAATGTTGCCGAACGTATTCGTGAACTCTCAACTATCAAGGTGCTTGGATTTCACAGCAAAGAAGTCACCATGTATATCTACCGCGAAACCATCACCCTATCGCTAATTGGTATTCTGGTGGGCCTTGCCAGTGGTTTTGGACTCCACAGACTTTTGATCACTCAGATGGGCGGAGATGATTTCAACTTTAGTTACTCGTTAACCTGGTCTGTTTATCTCATTCCAGTACTAGCTATTATCATCATTCTGAGCGCCCTAGGCTGGCTAGTTAACCATAGACTAAAAGCCGTTGACATGTTAGAAGCACTCAAAAGCGTTGACTGA
- a CDS encoding LysR family transcriptional regulator yields MIDDYLLEALVAFAKYGTLSATAEHLMVTQPTVTRGMQKLEDELGVTLFKRTPNRISLTETGQLAAKEAEKLLEAKQAFIEHIQDFEKHSGKIRLGSVAPGPLYIAEDVASEHISIDNNLLSENDVITKLLSQDYQLIFTHQEIQTDDIESLYVGTESLRVNSDAMVVPANKTETTFQEMAGFSFVVLRDIGIWQQIIEDNIPNAKFIYQDEVDDFNEIRRYSSLPYFTTNITHLTRERQVHNRRLEMLITDETAQIDFYLAYLKTNKSQFKDDITAIQTAWANLK; encoded by the coding sequence ATGATTGATGACTACCTCTTAGAAGCCCTCGTTGCTTTTGCTAAATACGGTACGCTCTCTGCCACAGCAGAGCACCTTATGGTCACTCAGCCAACGGTCACACGAGGCATGCAAAAACTCGAAGACGAACTCGGAGTAACTTTATTCAAACGAACTCCTAATCGCATTAGCTTAACGGAAACAGGTCAATTAGCTGCTAAAGAAGCTGAAAAATTGCTAGAAGCCAAACAAGCCTTTATCGAGCATATCCAAGATTTTGAGAAACACTCAGGAAAGATTAGATTAGGTTCGGTAGCTCCTGGTCCACTTTATATTGCTGAAGATGTGGCATCCGAGCATATTAGCATTGATAATAATTTACTTTCGGAAAATGATGTCATTACTAAATTGCTGTCTCAAGATTATCAGCTCATTTTCACGCACCAAGAAATTCAAACAGATGACATCGAATCACTTTATGTCGGCACGGAAAGTTTACGTGTTAACAGTGATGCCATGGTTGTTCCAGCTAATAAAACCGAAACGACGTTTCAAGAAATGGCTGGTTTTAGTTTTGTGGTTCTTCGCGACATTGGTATTTGGCAACAAATTATCGAGGATAATATTCCAAATGCGAAATTCATTTACCAAGATGAAGTTGATGATTTCAATGAAATTAGGCGCTATTCGAGTCTACCTTATTTCACTACCAACATTACGCACCTCACGCGCGAAAGGCAAGTCCACAATCGCCGTTTAGAAATGCTGATTACCGACGAAACAGCACAGATTGATTTTTACCTTGCCTATCTGAAAACGAACAAATCACAATTCAAAGACGACATTACCGCCATTCAAACTGCTTGGGCAAATTTGAAATGA
- a CDS encoding flavodoxin family protein, translated as MSILFINSSPNHNGNTAKLARVLLAGHDYQTLDLADYKLYAYGQNFADDQLDDVMTEVAKADTIVIGSPVYWHNLNGLLRNFLDRQYGRVAPEFAGKRLFFLFQGQAPTPEILAAGEYTMSRFAGYYDMDYMGMAYNASQAKKLAKEV; from the coding sequence ATGAGTATTTTGTTTATTAATAGTAGTCCAAATCATAATGGCAATACTGCCAAATTAGCACGTGTTTTGTTGGCAGGACATGACTATCAAACGCTAGATTTAGCAGATTATAAATTGTATGCTTATGGTCAAAATTTCGCTGATGATCAACTAGACGATGTGATGACAGAAGTTGCCAAGGCTGACACAATCGTTATTGGCTCTCCTGTTTATTGGCATAATTTAAATGGTTTATTGCGTAATTTCTTAGACCGTCAATACGGTCGAGTGGCTCCTGAATTTGCTGGAAAACGTTTGTTCTTTCTCTTTCAAGGACAAGCACCAACTCCAGAAATTCTAGCTGCTGGTGAATACACAATGAGTCGTTTTGCAGGTTATTATGACATGGATTATATGGGAATGGCCTACAATGCCAGCCAAGCCAAGAAATTAGCTAAGGAAGTTTAA
- a CDS encoding flavodoxin family protein: protein MMKKILLAGMLLFSTLTITACRQGNQSSNTSDSSTTQISGGKMDTSQINAPQVGLSDDDWNNSLGTVSDGQDTNSENPATRILTDDADSIVIYFSRSGSTELLASKVQAVSNADVLELTVSEPYSSDYGETVERANEEREVDNDPVLNVDVSDLSQYQTVYLGYPIWGMTLAEPMASFLEEYGDELAGKTLAPFSTNGGYGLGSSVDRIASILSDQGVDANITDAYEIEGNKVDQADASLLDWFEQLP from the coding sequence ATGATGAAAAAAATATTACTTGCGGGAATGTTGCTATTCTCAACTTTAACCATAACAGCATGCCGTCAGGGAAATCAATCTTCAAATACTTCAGATAGTAGTACCACGCAAATTTCTGGCGGAAAGATGGATACTAGTCAGATTAATGCACCACAAGTTGGTTTATCAGATGACGATTGGAACAATAGTCTTGGAACAGTTTCTGATGGTCAAGACACCAATAGTGAGAATCCAGCCACACGAATTCTTACGGATGATGCTGATAGTATTGTGATTTACTTTTCACGGTCAGGATCAACGGAATTACTTGCCAGTAAAGTTCAAGCAGTTTCAAATGCAGATGTTTTAGAATTGACGGTTTCAGAGCCTTATAGTTCAGATTATGGTGAAACGGTTGAACGCGCAAATGAGGAGCGTGAAGTTGATAATGATCCTGTGCTAAATGTAGATGTCTCTGATTTATCGCAATATCAAACGGTTTATCTCGGTTATCCTATCTGGGGCATGACCTTAGCAGAACCAATGGCTAGTTTTTTAGAAGAATATGGAGATGAGCTAGCAGGTAAAACCCTTGCGCCCTTTTCAACGAATGGTGGATATGGTTTAGGCTCAAGCGTTGATCGGATAGCATCAATTCTTAGTGACCAAGGAGTTGATGCCAACATTACAGATGCTTACGAAATCGAAGGTAATAAAGTTGACCAAGCAGACGCAAGCTTACTAGATTGGTTTGAACAATTACCATAG
- a CDS encoding flavodoxin yields MKKRLMIFVAVIAVAVVAVGGWLFYRRSQTTNAGSNADSVTTASTSLQTDSDLSGDHDVLVVYFSRTEGVWNGPLEIGNTARVANFIQEATNADTYEIIPEEDYPTDYEETTERAQEEQDEDARPAIKGDLPDVTGYEYIFIGAPVWWGEYPMIVRTFLDVEANDLQDKTLIPFTTHEGSGLGNTQSQLESQFPNATVLDGFSVRGSNAADAQDDVTDWLEDIGVTN; encoded by the coding sequence ATGAAAAAACGGTTAATGATTTTTGTAGCGGTTATTGCCGTTGCAGTTGTCGCAGTAGGAGGTTGGTTATTTTATCGTCGTTCACAAACAACGAATGCTGGGTCCAATGCTGATTCTGTGACGACAGCATCAACAAGTCTCCAAACAGATAGTGATTTGTCTGGAGATCATGATGTCTTGGTGGTTTATTTTTCACGCACAGAAGGTGTTTGGAATGGTCCGCTAGAAATTGGAAATACGGCGCGTGTTGCTAATTTCATCCAAGAGGCAACCAATGCTGATACTTATGAAATTATTCCTGAGGAAGATTACCCAACGGACTACGAAGAAACGACTGAGCGAGCTCAAGAGGAACAAGATGAAGATGCTCGTCCAGCCATAAAAGGTGATTTACCAGATGTGACAGGTTATGAATATATCTTTATCGGAGCACCTGTTTGGTGGGGAGAATATCCGATGATTGTCAGAACATTCTTGGACGTTGAAGCAAATGATTTGCAAGATAAGACATTGATTCCATTTACAACACATGAGGGGTCAGGTCTTGGAAATACGCAAAGTCAACTAGAAAGTCAATTTCCAAATGCAACTGTCTTGGACGGCTTTTCCGTTCGTGGGTCAAATGCTGCTGACGCTCAAGATGATGTGACAGACTGGTTAGAAGATATTGGAGTAACAAATTAA
- a CDS encoding FAD-binding oxidoreductase, with translation MLKRYPLALYITWILILGIVPLPLIFVLNHQLVSSFSDLLIYDFGLLAYVWWLVIIYLSTRPKWLDRLIGLPAMYFVHGFLGVLALVVAFLHRQLAFTYHEAIRLTGDLAFYLALFGILYASFFMSGWFVDRFPLAKIAKQKLQVFFKHQLSVWIHRLHFFVVGLIWLHVHLIPRIANLTAFILLFDIYTALAIGCYAYQKFVGRYAEKTIGTIVANESLSPTVQALTVALADKQAYQAGDFYFMRLNGKGLSKENHPFSVASSPDELPNQVRFMIQSVGDYTAKINQIPIGTKVYLEGPFGRFDRLVKQDPSAPLILYGLGSGIAPLYSMAKTYAPLGRQIHVIWSAKNEKEMYLHQDFQNLAEQYDNVIYTGKAHRFTQEELNDIMSLKEINTGQFFIVGSAQIVLKVEAQLNAMGIDKKRLHDERLTM, from the coding sequence ATGTTAAAACGCTATCCCTTAGCTTTATACATCACTTGGATACTTATTTTAGGTATCGTACCCTTGCCCTTGATTTTTGTGTTAAATCATCAATTGGTGTCGAGTTTTAGTGATTTGCTTATTTATGATTTTGGGCTTTTGGCTTATGTTTGGTGGCTTGTGATTATTTATTTATCGACACGTCCAAAATGGTTAGACCGTTTAATTGGTTTACCAGCCATGTACTTTGTGCATGGTTTTCTGGGTGTTCTGGCTCTAGTGGTTGCCTTTTTGCACCGTCAGTTAGCATTTACGTATCATGAAGCCATTCGTTTGACGGGAGATTTGGCTTTTTACCTAGCCTTGTTTGGCATTTTATACGCGAGTTTCTTTATGTCAGGTTGGTTTGTCGATCGTTTTCCTTTGGCAAAAATAGCAAAGCAGAAGTTGCAGGTCTTTTTTAAACACCAATTGTCCGTTTGGATACATCGCTTGCATTTCTTTGTTGTTGGGTTAATTTGGTTACATGTTCATCTGATACCACGAATAGCAAATCTGACAGCTTTTATACTGCTATTTGACATCTATACTGCATTAGCAATTGGTTGTTATGCCTATCAAAAATTTGTTGGGCGCTACGCTGAAAAAACGATTGGAACCATCGTGGCAAATGAGTCTTTATCCCCCACTGTTCAAGCTTTGACTGTAGCATTGGCAGACAAACAAGCATATCAAGCAGGTGATTTTTATTTTATGCGGTTAAATGGTAAAGGCTTGTCAAAAGAAAATCATCCTTTTTCGGTTGCTTCTTCTCCAGATGAGCTTCCAAATCAAGTCCGTTTTATGATTCAATCTGTTGGAGATTACACAGCCAAAATCAACCAAATTCCAATCGGAACAAAAGTCTACTTGGAAGGACCATTTGGACGCTTTGATAGACTTGTTAAACAAGACCCTAGTGCGCCACTGATTTTATATGGTTTAGGTTCAGGAATTGCTCCGCTTTATAGCATGGCAAAAACTTATGCACCATTAGGACGTCAGATTCATGTGATTTGGTCTGCTAAAAATGAAAAGGAAATGTATTTGCACCAAGATTTCCAAAATTTAGCCGAACAATACGATAACGTCATTTATACAGGAAAAGCTCACCGTTTCACGCAGGAAGAGTTAAATGACATCATGTCTTTGAAAGAAATCAACACAGGACAATTTTTCATTGTCGGCTCAGCTCAAATCGTTCTAAAAGTTGAAGCACAACTCAACGCCATGGGAATTGATAAAAAGAGGTTACATGATGAACGGTTGACCATGTAA
- a CDS encoding alpha/beta hydrolase has product MQKRLILVVIGLVILAVAGGGWLIYQQNASQAKEVTQTTNHKTTSSQLQTLDYKIDYDGKTYDKNAVVYVPDSYQDNSPMNIFYLMHGSTMNNVDFAETMQPLFDQWIASGDMAPMLVVFPTYYPDSSFVVSNYTEDYPLNHFFATDEVKTVMKTVESQLTTYAAKDTSDTSFENSRAHRAFGGYSMGGITTWDVLVSQSQFFHDYMPMAGDSWIGQITGDSSDEAVADTLASGLEDNNYQTNDVKIIAMVGENDGTKYSMQPQINALLRNHSDLITDDNLIYWENANGGHNQESLELEVQHGVAYLFQ; this is encoded by the coding sequence ATGCAAAAACGATTGATTTTAGTAGTCATAGGACTTGTCATTTTAGCAGTAGCAGGCGGTGGCTGGCTAATCTATCAACAAAATGCCAGCCAAGCAAAGGAGGTAACTCAAACGACTAATCATAAAACCACAAGCAGCCAATTACAAACCTTGGATTATAAGATAGATTATGACGGAAAAACATATGACAAAAATGCCGTTGTCTACGTTCCAGACAGTTACCAAGACAATAGTCCGATGAATATTTTTTACCTCATGCACGGCTCAACGATGAATAATGTTGATTTTGCAGAAACCATGCAACCTTTGTTTGACCAATGGATTGCCTCTGGTGATATGGCTCCCATGCTCGTTGTTTTTCCGACTTATTATCCAGATAGTAGTTTTGTGGTAAGCAATTATACTGAAGATTACCCGCTTAATCATTTTTTTGCTACCGATGAGGTAAAAACAGTAATGAAAACCGTTGAGTCGCAATTGACAACCTACGCTGCCAAGGATACTAGTGATACTTCTTTTGAAAATAGCAGAGCTCACAGAGCATTTGGTGGTTATTCAATGGGTGGCATTACAACATGGGATGTTTTAGTATCTCAAAGTCAGTTTTTCCACGATTACATGCCAATGGCTGGGGATAGTTGGATAGGACAAATCACAGGAGATTCTAGTGATGAAGCCGTCGCAGACACCTTGGCTTCTGGCTTAGAAGATAATAATTACCAAACAAATGATGTCAAAATAATAGCTATGGTTGGTGAAAACGATGGTACCAAATATAGTATGCAACCCCAAATCAATGCCCTTTTAAGAAATCATAGTGACCTCATTACTGATGATAATCTGATTTATTGGGAAAATGCTAATGGTGGGCATAATCAAGAATCCTTAGAATTAGAAGTTCAACATGGCGTAGCTTATCTTTTTCAATAA